From Microbacterium sp. LWH7-1.2:
TCGCTTCTGCTCGGCGTCGGCGAGAGCCGCCTCGAGCCGCTCGATCTCTTCCTGGCGCGCGACCAGCGTGGCGTCGATCTCGGCCTGACGGGCGGCGATCGCCGCGTCGATCTCGGCCTGGCGGCGCTCGACGGCCGCCTGAAGCTCGGCCTCGAGACGTTCCGCCTTGGCCCGGCTCTGCGCGACGGCCGCACCCGCACGACGCTGGTGCTGCTTCAGCTGCGCGACCTCGTCGGTGGCGGCGCGCATGCGCGCGTCGAGCCCGGCGATGGCGGCATCGACCTCTTCCTTGTCGTACCCGCGGAAGGTCGTCGTGAAGCCCGACCCGAACGCGGTCGTCGCTGTGTCGCCGATGAGGTTGTCGAACGGGGTCGGGTCGTCCTGACCCGTGTTTCCGGCGCTGTGGGCGTGGTCGGACATCGGTTTCTCCGCTTTCTGTGGCGAGGGTGGTGCTCGTCGGCGAGTGCTCGCGGCGGAGGCGTGCGGGACCGCTGCGCTGCGCCGGCGAACGTGTCGCCGCGCGCGCGGGCAGCAGTGGCCGCACCGTCCTCGACGACACCGGGGGGTGTGTCGCGGGTGACTGCGCTTCGGGGGTAGGTGAACCTTACATCGAGCGGCCGGGTGAGCGAAACGTCATTCGCCCGCGAGCCATCCACGGTACGCGTCGAACGACGACGGTCGCCCGAGGAACGCCTCGACGAGGTCCCGCGCGTCCCGCGATCCGCCTCGTTCCAGCACCTCGGTGCGGTAGCGACGAGCGGCTTCCGGGTCCATCAATCCGGCCGCGAAACCGCTCAGCAGGTCGCGCGCGATCACGAGGCTCCATTGGTACGTGTAGTAGCAGGCGCCGTAGCCCGTGAGGTGGCCGAATCCCGCATACGAGTGCAGGCCACCGAGCGGCTGAACGGGACTGGATGCCGCGTACAGCCGCTCCGTCTCGGCCTGCAGGTCGGCAGGCCGGTCGACGTGCAGGTGGTACGACACGTTCGCATGCCCGAGCTGGCGGCGCACCTCGAGGGCGCGGCCGAAGGCGTCCGCGGTGCGCATGCGCTCGACGAGGTCGGCGGGGATCGGCTCGCCGCCGGCGTTCGCGCTGAACGAGGCGAGCACATCCGCATCCCACGCCCACTCCTCGAGGAGCTGGCTGGGCGCTTCGACGAAGTCCCACTCGGTGGCGACCCCGCTGAAGCGGGCGAAGCGCTGCCGGCCGCCGAGGATGTCATGCACGAGGTGCCCGAACTCGTGGAAGAACGTCACGACATCGTCGTGCTCGAGCAAACCGCGCGAGAAGTTGCAGAGCAGCGCCGCTTCGGGGAGCACGCGCCCAGCGACCCCGGGTGCGAGGGGGAAGCATGCGGCGTGGCTGAACTTTCCCTCGCGGGGGTGCAGATCGAGGTGGATGCGCCCGAGGCGATCGCCGCCCCGCACCACATCGAACGACTGCACGTCGGCGTGCCACGCGGGCACGTCGACAGGCACGTACTCGACGTCGAGCAGGCGCCCGGTGACGTCCAGCACGCCGGCGACGACCCGCTCGAACGGGAAGTACGAGCGCACCAGCTGCGCGTCGACGTCGTACTGCTCCCGCTTGATCGCGCCGAGCAGGTACCAGAAGTCGGCGATCGAGACAGCGTCGGCGTCCGGGATGTCGCAGCGCAGGCGTTCGAGCAGGATCGGGTACTCGGCATCCGTCGCCGGCCGGGACGCCTCGTCGAGGCGCGAGAGGAATGTGGGGATCTCGGCGCCCGCGCCGATCATGCGGGTCTCGGTCTCGTAGTCGGCCCAGTCCGGGTAGCCGAGCAGGCGGGCGCGCTCGGCGCGCACCTCGAGCAGCTCGGCGAGGATCGCGTCGTTCTCGGGCCATGCGAGGTCGTTGTAGGCGCTCACGAGGGCGACGCGGGTCGCCCGGTCGTGCGCGTAGTCGCGGATCGGCATGAGATCGGGGTAGTCGGTCGAAAGCGTCACCCGGCCCTCGTCGTCGGCGGGGTGCGCGTCGATGAAGTCCTGCGGCATCCCGGCGAGACCCTCGGCGGGAACGGTGATCTCGCGGCGCCCGTCGCGGATGTTGCGCGAGAACGCGAGCGACAGCTCGGTGTCGCGGTCCGCCAGCTGCCGCGCCCGTTCGCGGTCGGCCTCGTCGAGCTCGACGCCGCCGCGACGGAAGTCGCGCAGCAGATGGGTGAGGAGGCGCGCCTGGTCGTCGTCGAGGCCCTCGGTCGAGGCATCCGCGAAGGAATTCCAGAGATCGCGGTTCAGCAGGCGCCCCGCCGACAGCGACTCGATCGCCTGCACCTGTGATTCCGCGATATCGCGCACCTCGGCGTCGGGGTGCGCCTCGCTCACGACGTAGGCCTCGCTGAGCGCCTCGGCAAGCGCGATGTCGGCGTCGTTCCAGAGCTCCAGGCGCTCCGCGGTGGTCAGCGCGGCCTCGGAGGTCAGGCGCGCGTCGATCTCGTTCACACGGGCGATGCGTTCGGCAGGGCGCTCGGTCGCGAACGCAGCCCAGCCGACGGCATCGGACGGGAAGGGCAGGGGTGCGAGGGTCACCATGCGAGCCTATGGGCGGGCGGGGACACCGCGCGAGTACGAGATTCCGGCGGGCGGAGGGAGATCAGCGCAGGGCGCCGACGCTCGCGAGCGCCATGCGCACGAGGGTCCCGCGCCCGCCCTCCATCTCGGCGGAGAGGGCATCGGATGCCGCCTCCTCCGGTGTCAGCCAGGTCACCTCGAGCGCGTCCTGACGCGGCTCGCAGGTGCCCGTGACCGGGACGACGAACGCGAGCGACACGGCATGCTGGCGGTCGTCGTGGTAGGCGCTGACGCCCGGGAGCGGGAAGTACTCGGCCACCGTGAACGGCGTCGGCTGCGGCGGCAGCAGCGGGAAGGCCATCGGCCCGAGGTCGTTCTCCAGGTGACGGAACAGCGCGTCGCGGACGGTTTCGCCGTAGCGCACGCGGCCCGACACGATGGTGCGCGAGATCTCGCCGATCGGGGTGGCCCGCAGCAGGATGCCGACCTGGGTGACCTGGCCCATCCCATCGGTGCGCACCGGCACGCCCTCGACGTAGAGCATCGGCAGGCGACGGCGGGCTTCTTCCAGCTCGATGTCGCTCAGCCACGCGGGGTTCGAGACGTTGCCGGCCGGCGGGCCGAACGGCTCGTCGCCCGCTGGTTCGGGGTCGGGAGTGCGCACGGACATGCCTCTTGTATACCGTGCCGTCCGCAAAGGTGGACACCTTGTCCTGTCCCTCGACCGGGCGTAGCGTGCCCCGTGCCGGCGAGGCCGGGTCCGGGGCCGCACGACAGTAGGGAGCACACATCATGCACAAGTCCACACGTGCAGCGATCGCGGCGACGGCGATCGCGTTGCTGGCCCTGGGAGGAGGCACCGCCGCCGCGGCGGCGCCGGCGATCCCCCTCAACAACGGCCAGGAGGTCACCGGCGCCGAGGGCGGGGCGCACGGCTTCTTCTCGTACACGATCGACGGGGATCAGTTCTGCTACACGCTCTCGGTCACGAAGCTCACCGCGCCCGCCACGATGGCGCACGTGCACATCGCGCCGCAGGGGATCGCCGGTCCCGTCGTCATCGGGCTCACCGTTCAGAACCTGACGGCCTTCGAGACGAGCGAGTGCAAGACGGTCGATCCTGCGCTGCTCGACGCGATCGCAGAGAACCCGCGCGCCTACTACGTCAACGTCCACACCGCGACGTACCCCGGAGGCGAGGTGCGCGGCCAGCTGAAGTGACCGTGTCGGTGCGAGGGGGCAGGATGGAAGGGTGACCTCCCCCGCCCCTCTTGACGCCGATCCCGTGCGGTGGTCGGCCGAACCCGGCGACCGCGACGGTCGCCCGCTGCTGATCCTGCTGCACGGCTACGGCGCCGACGAGAACGACCTCTTCGGGCTCGTGCCCTACCTCCCGGAGGAGTTCGTGGTCGCGGCGGTGCGAGCGCCGCTCGCACCGCCGTTCCCGGCTCCCGGGTTCTCGTGGTACCCGATCGAGGGCCTCGACGGGCGCGACCCCGACCACGTCACGGCAGCTGCGCACCGGCTGATCGCGTGGACGGAGGCCGCAGCATCCGTCGACGTCCCCGTCGGGCTGCTCGGCTTCTCGCAAGGAGCAGCAGTGGCTCTTCAGGCCATGCGGCTCGACCCGCAGCGGTTCTCGTTCGCGGTCAACCTGTCGGGCTACGTCACCCCTGGCGACCTGCCGCGTGACGCCGAGCTCGCCGAGCGGCGCCCGCCCGTGTTCTGGGGCCGGGGCACGAACGACGACGTCATCCCGGGCTTCCTGGTCCAGCACACCACCCAGTGGCTGCCCGAACGCGTCGACCTCAGCGGCCGCGTGTACCCGGGCCTCACCCACAGCGTCTCGGAGCAGGAGCTCGCCGACGTCCGGGTCTTCCTGGACAAGCAGCTCGAAGAGCTCACGGCCGCCGAGGCCTGACGTCCCCCTGGCCCTGCCCAGGGATGTCGGCTAGGGTGGCTGACGGCCTTGTCCCCTCCGTGAGGAACTCCCTTGAAGCTGATCGACGCGACCGCGCTGTAATCGCGCTGCTCCGTCGACTCTCGACGCACCAGCGCTTGAACAACTTCGCGCTGCCGTCGATCCGCCGCTTCCTCACCTCGCTCCGGCATGCCCGGGCGACGGCTCTGCGGCCCTCGGTGTCAGCGCACGTCTGACCAAGGAGGCCTCATGCCCGCTCACTCTGCTCTTCCCAACACCCGGCTCACTCCGGCGATCGTCCTCGACCGGGTCACGTTCACCTGGGCCGACGGCACCACCGCGCTCTCGGATGTCTCCGGCTCGTTCGGCACCGGCCGCACGGGCCTCGTCGGCCGCAACGGCTCCGGCAAGTCCACGCTCATGCGGCTCATCGCCGGCGAGCTCGCGCCGTCGGGCGGTCACATCTCACGGACGACGGATGCCGCATACCTTCCGCAGCGGCTGACGCTCGACGTCGACCGGCCCGTCGCCGACCTGCTCGGCGTGGGCGAGACGCTCCGGGCGCTGCGCGCCATCGAGTCCGGCGACGCCGACCCCCGTCACTTCGACGCGGTCGGCTCCGGCTGGGACATCGAGGCGCGTGCGCAGGCGGCGCTCGGCGAAGCCGGGCTCGCTCCCGACATGCTGGACCGCAACGTCGGGCAGCTGTCGGGCGGTGAGGCGGTGCTGACCGCGATCGCCGGCATCCGTCTGCGCGGCGCGTCCATCGCGCTGCTCGACGAGCCCACCAACAACCTCGATCGCGAGGCGCGTGCGCGCTTGCACGACATGGTGCGAACGTGGCGCGGAGCGCTCGTCGTCGTCAGCCACGACACCTCGCTGCTCGAGCCGATGGATGACACCGCCGAGCTGTACGCGAACGAGCTGTCGGTGTTCGGCGGCCCGTATTCCGAATGGCGCGCGTGGCTGGATGCCGAGCAGGGCGCCGCTCGCGACGCGGAGCGCGCCGCGCGCCAGGCCGTCAAGCGCGAGAAGCGCCAGCGCATCGAGGCCGAGACCACCATCTCGCGCCGCGCTGCGATGGGACGCAAGGCGTTCGAGGAGAAGCGCGTGCCGAAGATCGTCGCCAACGGCCGCAAGATGGCCGCCGAGGTGTCGGCCGGCAAGCTGCGCGGCGAGAAGGCCGACCGCGAGGCATCCGCTCGCGAAGCGCTCGATGCCGCCGAGCGCCGCGTGCGCGACGACGACATCGTGAAGATCGACCTGCCGGACCCGGGCGTGCCCGCGGGCCGCCGCATCGCCACCCTGGGCGACGGCGAGCGCTCGTGGATCATCCAGGGGCCCGAACGGGTCGCGCTGATCGGCCCGAACGGCGCCGGAAAGACGACGCTCCTCGAGAAGCTGGTTGCTCCCGTCGTCGGCTTCGAACCGTTTGCAGGATCCGATCCGGATGCGGCCGGCCAGGACCCTGAGAATCCGGGAATCCCGGCCGGCAGCGCACCATCGGTCCTGCAAACGGCACGCACCGAGCTGCACACCGACCGGGTCGGGTACCTGCCGCAACGCGTGGACGGACTCGATGATGCGGCATCCGTGCTCGAGAACGTCGCGCCGTCGGCGCCCAGCGTGACGATCGTCGAGCTGCGCAACCGGCTCGCGCGGTTCCTCATCCGAGGTGCCGCGGTCGAGAGGCCCGTCGGGACGCTGTCGGGCGGCGAGCGGTTCCGGGTCGCGCTCGCGCGGCTCATGCTCGCCGACCCGCCGCCGCAGCTGCTCGTGTTCGACGAGCCGACGAACAACCTCGACCTCGACACGGTCGACCGGTTCGTCGACGCGATCGCGGCCTACCGCGGCGCGGTGCTCGTCGTGAGCCACGACGACGCGTTCCTCGAGCGCATCGGCGTGAGCCTCGTGCTCGAGCTCGACCGCGACGGCACGCTCACCGAGCGCTGACGCCGGGTCGCAGCATCCGTCATCTCCGGAAGGGGGACGGATGCTGCGGCCCGCCCCCGCGCGGATCGGGGGCCAGCACCCGTGCGGTGACGCGCCGACGCGAGCAGGATGGACGCATGAACGCACTCGTGAGACCTCAGCAGGGCCGATGGATCGCCGGCGTCTGCGCCGCCATCGCCAACCGCTTCGGGTGGAACGTCACCCTCGTGCGCATCCTCACCCTGATCGCGGTGGTCTTCCTCGGCCTCTCGCTGTGGATCTACATCCTGCTGTGGATCCTGGTGCCCTCCGAGCGCTGACCCCTGGCGCGGCAGGGTTCCCCACGCCATGATGAACGCATGCATCGCCTGGTCCGCCCCGTAAAAGGGCGCATGATCGCGGGAGTCTGCCAGGGCATCGCCGACCGCTTCGGCTGCAGCGTCGTGCCGGTGCGCGTGCTCACGGTCGGTGCGACCGTGTTCTTCGGCGTCTCGATCCTGCTGTACCTGGTGCTCTGGATCCTGATGCCCGACGAGCGGTGAGTCGCGCTCAGGGCTGCTTCTTCTGGCGGCCCGGAGCGCTGTCGCTGTTGCCGGGGCCGTTGGTCGTCTCGGTCTCGTCCGCGGGCGGCTGGGTCTCGGTGGGCGCCGGCTCCGGGGCGGGAACGGCGACGACTTCCTCATCGGTGGTGCCGTCCGGCTCCATGGCAGCGTCCGTCTGCTCCACGGGGTCCGTCGTCGGCGTGCGAGCCGGCGACGGACGGATGGTGGGGACGGACGCCGGTGGGCGAGGCTCGGAGACCGGCGCGGGCACGAGCGGGGA
This genomic window contains:
- a CDS encoding PspC domain-containing protein produces the protein MHRLVRPVKGRMIAGVCQGIADRFGCSVVPVRVLTVGATVFFGVSILLYLVLWILMPDER
- a CDS encoding alpha/beta hydrolase-fold protein, translated to MTSPAPLDADPVRWSAEPGDRDGRPLLILLHGYGADENDLFGLVPYLPEEFVVAAVRAPLAPPFPAPGFSWYPIEGLDGRDPDHVTAAAHRLIAWTEAAASVDVPVGLLGFSQGAAVALQAMRLDPQRFSFAVNLSGYVTPGDLPRDAELAERRPPVFWGRGTNDDVIPGFLVQHTTQWLPERVDLSGRVYPGLTHSVSEQELADVRVFLDKQLEELTAAEA
- a CDS encoding ABC-F family ATP-binding cassette domain-containing protein, whose product is MPAHSALPNTRLTPAIVLDRVTFTWADGTTALSDVSGSFGTGRTGLVGRNGSGKSTLMRLIAGELAPSGGHISRTTDAAYLPQRLTLDVDRPVADLLGVGETLRALRAIESGDADPRHFDAVGSGWDIEARAQAALGEAGLAPDMLDRNVGQLSGGEAVLTAIAGIRLRGASIALLDEPTNNLDREARARLHDMVRTWRGALVVVSHDTSLLEPMDDTAELYANELSVFGGPYSEWRAWLDAEQGAARDAERAARQAVKREKRQRIEAETTISRRAAMGRKAFEEKRVPKIVANGRKMAAEVSAGKLRGEKADREASAREALDAAERRVRDDDIVKIDLPDPGVPAGRRIATLGDGERSWIIQGPERVALIGPNGAGKTTLLEKLVAPVVGFEPFAGSDPDAAGQDPENPGIPAGSAPSVLQTARTELHTDRVGYLPQRVDGLDDAASVLENVAPSAPSVTIVELRNRLARFLIRGAAVERPVGTLSGGERFRVALARLMLADPPPQLLVFDEPTNNLDLDTVDRFVDAIAAYRGAVLVVSHDDAFLERIGVSLVLELDRDGTLTER
- a CDS encoding PspC domain-containing protein, coding for MNALVRPQQGRWIAGVCAAIANRFGWNVTLVRILTLIAVVFLGLSLWIYILLWILVPSER
- a CDS encoding NUDIX hydrolase family protein, translating into MSVRTPDPEPAGDEPFGPPAGNVSNPAWLSDIELEEARRRLPMLYVEGVPVRTDGMGQVTQVGILLRATPIGEISRTIVSGRVRYGETVRDALFRHLENDLGPMAFPLLPPQPTPFTVAEYFPLPGVSAYHDDRQHAVSLAFVVPVTGTCEPRQDALEVTWLTPEEAASDALSAEMEGGRGTLVRMALASVGALR
- a CDS encoding CHRD domain-containing protein, whose translation is MHKSTRAAIAATAIALLALGGGTAAAAAPAIPLNNGQEVTGAEGGAHGFFSYTIDGDQFCYTLSVTKLTAPATMAHVHIAPQGIAGPVVIGLTVQNLTAFETSECKTVDPALLDAIAENPRAYYVNVHTATYPGGEVRGQLK
- a CDS encoding M3 family metallopeptidase, with product MVTLAPLPFPSDAVGWAAFATERPAERIARVNEIDARLTSEAALTTAERLELWNDADIALAEALSEAYVVSEAHPDAEVRDIAESQVQAIESLSAGRLLNRDLWNSFADASTEGLDDDQARLLTHLLRDFRRGGVELDEADRERARQLADRDTELSLAFSRNIRDGRREITVPAEGLAGMPQDFIDAHPADDEGRVTLSTDYPDLMPIRDYAHDRATRVALVSAYNDLAWPENDAILAELLEVRAERARLLGYPDWADYETETRMIGAGAEIPTFLSRLDEASRPATDAEYPILLERLRCDIPDADAVSIADFWYLLGAIKREQYDVDAQLVRSYFPFERVVAGVLDVTGRLLDVEYVPVDVPAWHADVQSFDVVRGGDRLGRIHLDLHPREGKFSHAACFPLAPGVAGRVLPEAALLCNFSRGLLEHDDVVTFFHEFGHLVHDILGGRQRFARFSGVATEWDFVEAPSQLLEEWAWDADVLASFSANAGGEPIPADLVERMRTADAFGRALEVRRQLGHANVSYHLHVDRPADLQAETERLYAASSPVQPLGGLHSYAGFGHLTGYGACYYTYQWSLVIARDLLSGFAAGLMDPEAARRYRTEVLERGGSRDARDLVEAFLGRPSSFDAYRGWLAGE